The genomic DNA AATTTCACTTGATAAGTTTGTTGGTCGATAGTCCTCTAACATGTGGGCTATGGGACACATTTCCTCATACTGCCCACAAAATTCTTATTGTTTTTGCGAGGATTGGAGTTTTCCTCAAAAAATTTGGtcagaatgtttttttttttttttgtggatatatgttaaataaatgattaataGCAATTAACAAAGTAATCAAAGTTGTTAATGACATAACCCCATATTTATGTTACAAAAATCttcttctatatattttttttttaaattgttccaataaatttatgttcatatttttactccaaaattattttattgtactaaaataaaaaaattcttaatgaATTGGTATTGCCACATATTTCGTACATTGTTGTTCTCATGTTTACCTACTTGTACCACGTAATCCATTCCATTCTAAATTCCAAACTTATATTTGTTATCGTCAATATGATTTAGTAACAGAAAGACACAACACCAAAGCTGGAAAATCTCAAACGTTAAACGCAAATTTTGGTTTGTTCTCTACATATGACACATCACCATCCATCATGTAaatcatctctctctctttttttatcaaaaccaACACCACCCCGGTCACAACCCATCCAATAGCCTTTTGCATCATAGATTCATCAtgattttttaggaaaaattgTGTTTGTGGTTGCGGAGAATGCAATCCAATTGTTAATTAATGTCGAAAATGGTGGCGGTTGATGAAAAGAAGAGGGATCGAATGGTGAAAAAAGATGTGATGGAATTTCCTCGAAATGATGATCATGGAGTGACTGTTGCATTTTATGGGAGAGAGGTGTATGAGGGTGTTCCTATGGCACATTTCTCTCCAAAGTCTCCTTTAAATGTTGTTTTCTATCTTTTCTATTTACATATCCTCGTTTTTTCACAAAATGTGTAAaagtttgttattttatttttctttgctgTGTGTTTTGCATAATAAAGAGAAATGTGTTTGATGgatttatatattgaattattattaataatgtttttggcTTAAGATTCCTATAGGTTTGGCTTCTTTTTGAAATATGAGTTAATAATGATGAGTTATAGTTATGTTGTATTATTTGCAGTATAAACAGAACAAGGCGGTGGAAAATAAATACAAGCTCTTGAATAGTCCAACAAAACAAGTAAGATTTTGAAGGGTTTTCTTTTGCAATCTAGATGTTTGATCTTGAATTGAGTGTTCTCAATCCAGCTTGTAAAAAAACATAGGCTTCTTTAAATCCCAATAGGTTACTCTGCTACAATGCTATTAAAATTACtatttgataataatttataCTAAACAATGTATCACAGAGAAATAGCGATTTGTTCAAATACCGCTACTTTATAGCTCTATAAGACTATTATAGCCCCTACTTGACAACACTGGTTGAATTTTTAGTAGTCCACCCCCAtccattttacatttttttacatGTATTGAAACATTGGTTCCAATTGTAAATATTGAAAACATTTTGGTCCACATAATTTTAACCTTCCATGAAACACTCTTTCATCTAATTGTTTGGTTGTGTTctattattctttctttttgaaattACCACATTGTAGTGCTTTACAAGCTTAAGCCCGTTAATTGAATGTTAAAttctatataaattaaataaaagtcaaAATGGATAACGAATCTACCACATGCATTTTCTACAGGCAACACTAGATGAGACACAATCACAAAAGTTTGCAAGGTTCGTAAAAATCAAGTATAATCGATTAAATAATCcaacttatttttaaaagtaagtAATCATTTATGATAAATTTAAGACATTTTGTTTGATTGCAGTTCAACTAAAGGGGCAACAGATGGAACATATTCTCGTGGTGAGGCGATATCATCTGCTGTGATTCACGCCGAAGGACTCCGATCACATTTGGAACCAGAGTTCCCTAGTTTTGTGAAGTCATTGGTCAGATCACATGTAGCCAGTTGTTTTTGGATGGTAAACATTACAACAAAATTGTAGTTAATGTAACCTCTAAATTTGAATATAactaatatataagaataacaTTTAGGATTAGATAAACCAAATAACACTGCCATGTCTTGTGATTTCTTTTTGTATAGGGGTTGCCTGTATCGTTTTGTAAAAGACATTTACCTGATAAAGATACAACTATCACATTAGAAGATGAATATGGTAAAgaatacaaaacaaaatacattGCATGTAAGACAGGATTGAGTGCTGGTTGGAGACAGTTTTCTGCTGTGCATAAATTGCTAGAAGGTGATGTGGTGGTATTTCAATTAATTGAACCCACTAAATTTAAggtaatagtttttatttttattcatattttatttaattgttcttttgttagttttaattttggttCTTTGCtcataccattttttttaggtttatatAATAAGAGCGGAACTAGAGAATCaagagagttgcaccaaacaaaaAGTGGGAGGCAAGATTTGCTTCtccatacttttttttattttttattattgtctATCATGAAATCATCAAGGATTTATACAATCTTGTTATATATAGAATAATACTTTAACATTACTACTTTTCTCCTTCATGTTTTCAGGAAGAAACAACATAGAATCTGATGTTGTAGCATGTAATAGCCCAAAAAGAAAAAGCATTAAACCTGTTTCACAAGACAtccaaaggaaaaagaaaatgattgtaTCAAACATGGAGTCTAAGCCTAAACAATATAGAGAGCAATCTGAAATTGATAGCGACGAAGCTTTGTCAGAAATATTCGAAGGATTTAAAATGCCTGAATTTAAAGAGttaaaaggttttgaaaatttcagaATCATAGTTGATGGAAGGCCAATTGAAGAAGAACTCTCCACAGAAGTTCGAAGCAAGTACTACAGACTATGTTACAGTCAACAAGTTTTTCTTCATGACAATGTCATCAAAGGCTTGCATTATAAGCTGATTGCTGGAATTATATCCGAAATTGTTAATATTGCTGATGCAATAAAAGTCAGTGTGATATCTACACCGCGTGTTGAATTTTCTAATTGGGATAAAACATTGCTAGCTTTTGAACATTTGGGCatgaatgttgaatttttaAGAGTTCGGTTGCGCAGGCTTGTTAGCATAGCTTATGAAACTGGTGATGCCTCAGAGATTAGAAGATATATGGCCTATAGAACTGAACAACACGGTCAGGTAGAGGATGAAATAAAGAACATGGAAACGAAGCTTGAAGAATTGAAGGAAGCTTGTAGCGGCTTTACTAATTATCTCGAGAGTTTAAAGTCTAAAGCTGAAAAGCATGAACATAAGTTTCAGAAAGAAGTTGCTGCTAATTGGTGAAACATTGTtatgtgtaaaaatatattGGTTTTTGTGGTGCGGTTAAACATAATATATGCATTTTTCAACTTAAAATTAGGAAGGGGAAAGTGTTTCAACTGAAATATCTGCATCTACATTGAATGATATCAATGACAATACAACCTTTGAATTTTGTATTAGTTGTTGAAGCATATATACACTCGGGTTTATAGTTCTATCAAAGACAATTAGCATTTCGATCGTGTTTGGATGAATACACTAATTAAGCTCTTATAGCATGAGTGTTTATCGAATAAGTACTCAAGGATAAAttgtttctataacaaaagataatataaaGTCAAAGAGATAATCATataattataagttgttttcataagttactatataaaacttgtgaaaataagcCGAAATAAACTTATAAACACGTCATAAGTACTTATGATAGTAAATgatcaaataagtcaatctaaaCATGTTCTTGTTCATGAATTTTTATCATAGGTGGACATGATACCAAAGATTTGGATCTAGACgtagatatttcaaaattaattatatgtattacagaaaatcaaaaacatattttataaaataaattactatAAGATAAGGTAAATCTTTCTCATTAACACACTTTGGTAGTCATTGATTGTTGTTTAATTCTTATTACACCTGGTGAACTTTTGGTTACATcccaattttactaaaatacctttcaactcttttttaaattttcagcTAATATCCTCTACTATTCTTCCTCCCCTTTATCTTCTCCTGACTGCCTATTCCTctcctttttttctcttcctttaTTTTTCAGATCTATAACCCGATTTGTTATGTCCAAAATTGAGAGGagaacattttaaaaaaaataaaaaaaacaaaggaacaTCTTGTAAAATTGTCCAATATCTGAGCTTAGATCTTGTAAATCGGTTTCCACATTTGAATTGATGTTTATGTAATGGCTTGAGTGAATTGGATTGTTAAATCTCATAGAAGGCAtatgttaattgaattgaaatattGATTGTAAATTGAAGCATAATTTctattcaattttcaaaataacataCACAATAAACTAAATTAACGTGAGCTTATGTGAATTGAAATCACGTGCACCTACATCAAAAAATTAGAAGGATGAAAAACATAGGGTGTGTGTAAAGTTAATAAGAAACTAATggctattttgatattataataaaatattaatgaagtTTTGGGTGACAAGATATTTTATGGGTGTAACTAGAAAAACGCTTGATTGTTTTGCTATTTTATCTAAACATTTAGAAGATCCAAACATATTTCAAAATACAATTACTGTggcaaacaaaaaaatacatctagtttttttttttttttgcatgacCAATTTCATTCAAGTGCAAATAATGACAATTATACAATAAATAGTCAAATCCTAATTCCTAAGAGGATTAATTCAAAGCAGAGAATATGAAAAGAACCAAATTAACTTAGAACAATTAAAGGAACATCGTAACATAAATTCACAATTGAATCCTTGATTAATCCGAACCCGCTGAAGTAggaaaaatgcaagaaaaaatattatcccTCTTAATCATTATATTATATCATGTCTTTCTTCCTATTTACTCTCTCATGTTTCTCTCCCTCTCTTAGCCCCCTCTCTCTCCTATCTCTCCACTCTCATGTTTCTCTCTCCCATTCTCTCTTTGCTCCCCTCATGCCTCTCTATTTCTCCTTTGTCCTCTCTCTAACCCCcttttctctatttctctctcttctccatccATCTCTAATTTCTCACACACTCATACTCTATCTCTCCCCTTCTTATCGTTGATGTCTTTATCATTCTTTACTATTGCATGTGTTTATCCCTCCTCTCTCTCCCATATCTCTCCCACTTACCTTTATCATGTCTCCCTATATCTCTCATTACTCTTTCCCCCTTTCTTCTATAAGTTGCAACACATAATTATTTGTCTTGTGCATGAACCGTCAAACACAGTggagtggtttttttttttgtagtgctTTGTTCAGTGCATATTCTTTTGTGAATGAAACACACCTTATATCATAATGGATTGGTTGGCAAAGCTAATGATTACATTTGAATAAGTTTAAGAAAGTAAAATAAGCACAAAATAACAAAGATAAAAACACTAATAAGTTTTGTGCTTGTACAATATTAATCACCCATATATAAAATTCTTCTAAAAAG from Medicago truncatula cultivar Jemalong A17 chromosome 8, MtrunA17r5.0-ANR, whole genome shotgun sequence includes the following:
- the LOC120577567 gene encoding B3 domain-containing protein Os01g0234100, whose product is MVAVDEKKRDRMVKKDVMEFPRNDDHGVTVAFYGREVYEGVPMAHFSPKSPLNYKQNKAVENKYKLLNSPTKQATLDETQSQKFASSTKGATDGTYSRGEAISSAVIHAEGLRSHLEPEFPSFVKSLGLPVSFCKRHLPDKDTTITLEDEYGKEYKTKYIACKTGLSAGWRQFSAVHKLLEGRNNIESDVVACNSPKRKSIKPVSQDIQRKKKMIVSNMESKPKQYREQSEIDSDEALSEIFEGFKMPEFKELKGFENFRIIVDGRPIEEELSTEVRSKYYRLCYSQQVFLHDNVIKGLHYKLIAGIISEIVNIADAIKVSVISTPRVEFSNWDKTLLAFEHLGMNVEFLRVRLRRLVSIAYETGDASEIRRYMAYRTEQHGQVEDEIKNMETKLEELKEACSGFTNYLESLKSKAEKHEHKFQKEVAANW